GTACCACATATTCCATCGAAGCAAGTCCCTGGAAGCTTGAATTCAGATTCACGCCGACAATATCGGCATAGGTCAGGAATCCGCACTGGGAACCGGTTCTGGTGATAAAAACAGTATCCCCCTGTCTGATGGAAAGATTCCCGCTGTGGGAATGATTCAATCCTTCCAGAAACAGCCTGTGCCCGATTTCCGCCAGCTCCTTCCTGATGTCAGCCATGACTCTCAACTCCTTGGGTCAGATAGAAGCAAATTCTAACAAATTCCGCCTTCTTTGCCAAGAAAATCGGAATTATGATATGATTAGATAAAATGAGCGAAGAATCCAAAAACATCAGAATCGAGCGATTGCTGTCAGCTAAAACTGTCCTGATTTCCTCCACAGTCCTGATCTTTTTCGTGCTCCTCTCCCATCTGGGCATCCAGAGCATGCGCCTGAAAAATCAGGAATTCGAACATCAGCTCGCCTCCCAGAATCTGTCGGCGAATATGCTGAACGTGGTCTTCAAGAGAATGGGCAAAGTGGCAGATGCTGTGGCAGACAGCCAACAGGTCAAAGACTTTCTCTCAGGCGGGAGTGCAGAGATCCAGACTACTCTTGACACAACCATGAAGATCCTGAGCGCAGACATAGTGTACCTGATGGACAGCAACGGAAATGTGATCGCCTGCACATTTTACGGCAGTAATGAAACCCTCACAGGCAACAATTATGCTTTCAGACCATATTTTTCCGAGGCCATCACCGGAACCCCCCAGATCTTCCCTGCACTGGGTGTGACTACCAGAAAGCGCGGAGTTTACTTCAGCGCGCCGGTTTACATTCTCAACAGCTTTACCCCGGCCGGAGTGGTTGTGATCAAAATGGGTTCAGACATGATCGACGAGCTTCTGCTCCAATACCAGTATAAATGTGCCGTCACTTCTCCTTCGAGCGTGGTCTTCTCCACAAATTTCGACGAATGGCTGTTCAAATTTGTGCCGCCTGTTGACGAGAAAAAAATTCAGGAAATAGACGAAACCAAGCAGTTCGCCGGCAAACAGATCTCCCTGGCTCCCTTCCATATGCTGAAAAAAGAAACAGTGATCGACGGGAAACTCTTTTTCGTCGCACATGCACCCATCGGCAGCTCCAAATGGACCATTATTTCCCTCACACCCAAGAATTTTTCCTACCCGCTGAGCAGCCAGCAGAAATCCTTTCTTGCCTGGTCAGGACTGATGATCCTGCTTTTATTCCTGATCATCACGATCCTGATCGCGCACCTGCTCTGGCGGAAAAAAACCATGCTGGAACTTAAGGAATCCGAAGAAAAATACCGTCTGCTCTTCGCCTCAGAAAGTAATACGATCATTTTGCTCGATGCTGAAACCAGGCATGTCGCTGACGTCAACGACAAAGCCTGTGCACTGTATGGATATACCAGGGAGGAATTCCTGCACCTGAAATCCACGGATTTTGCCGGAGAAATGGAAACCACTTTCGCTGGCAGCGATAAAATGACTTCCATCAGTTCGGAAATCATCCCTTACCGATATCACCGCAGGAAAGATGGAACGCTGTTTTCAGTGGAAATCTCCTACGGTTCTTTCTCCTGGCGGAGTCGCAAGATGCTCTGTGTACTCGTGAGAGACGTCACTGAACAGAAAAAAATGGTTGAGAGCCTGCAGGATTCAGAACGTAAATTCAGGACATTGTATGAA
The DNA window shown above is from Candidatus Wallbacteria bacterium and carries:
- a CDS encoding PAS domain S-box protein, whose protein sequence is MSEESKNIRIERLLSAKTVLISSTVLIFFVLLSHLGIQSMRLKNQEFEHQLASQNLSANMLNVVFKRMGKVADAVADSQQVKDFLSGGSAEIQTTLDTTMKILSADIVYLMDSNGNVIACTFYGSNETLTGNNYAFRPYFSEAITGTPQIFPALGVTTRKRGVYFSAPVYILNSFTPAGVVVIKMGSDMIDELLLQYQYKCAVTSPSSVVFSTNFDEWLFKFVPPVDEKKIQEIDETKQFAGKQISLAPFHMLKKETVIDGKLFFVAHAPIGSSKWTIISLTPKNFSYPLSSQQKSFLAWSGLMILLLFLIITILIAHLLWRKKTMLELKESEEKYRLLFASESNTIILLDAETRHVADVNDKACALYGYTREEFLHLKSTDFAGEMETTFAGSDKMTSISSEIIPYRYHRRKDGTLFSVEISYGSFSWRSRKMLCVLVRDVTEQKKMVESLQDSERKFRTLYESSSDAIMLLNEEGFFDCNLATLKIFGCNRSEEFLHRQPHQFSPLRQPDGSDSTEAARRHIKKAFAEGSDKFEWLHCRKDGSTFPAEVWLTAMEVGGKKVVQAVVRDISEHLKSLESLSGTAQDETLS